The sequence CGGGGGAGAGGTGCGTCCATGACACCGGAATTCGTCATCGGCTTTGCAAGAGAAGCCATCGAGCTGACCCTGACCATCGCCCTGCCCATGCTCGGCGTGGGGATGGCCGTTGGCATCATCATCAGTATCTTTCAGGCCGCCACGCAGATTCAGGAGATGACCCTGACCATCGTGCCGAAGATCATCGCCATCTTTTTGGTGTTGCTCATATCATTCCCATGGATCATGGACAGGATGGTGACCTACACCACCAACGTATTTCTCAATCTTCCCACGTATATCCGCTGACGTGGCCGTCGGCATCGTTTTTTCGGACCCGCGCCGAAAATGACGGGAGGTGACTGTTCCCTATCTATGGAGGTGAGGTTCGACTACACCATGCCTCTGAAAAGGGATGCAGTCCTTGATTCAGGTCAAGAAAGCCGAAAAATCAGAGCACGAAATCCTTGAGCACGTGCCAGCCGGTGTAGAACTGGAACAGGGCGAGGCATATCAGGATGAGGTTGTTGAGGCCGTGCAGCAGCGGCAGGATCTTGCGGGGTTCCTTGAGGCGGTTCATGACTTCTCCGGTGGCGAACCCGAACAGGATCAGCGGCAGCATCCAGAAAGCCACCTGCCAGTGCAGCCCGGTGAGCAGGGTCGTGGACCAGTATATCCGGGCCATCATCAGCCCGCCCACCATGCCGAGCATCCACATGCCAAGCGCCAGACGGCCCACGAACACGTGGCGCTTCCAGTTGAAGGCGACGCGCTTTTTCAGATGGTTGAACTGGAACCTGCGAAAACCAAGCGTCAGCGCGTAAAGCGCCAGCAGGGTTGCCACGGCCTGAAAGACGGGGTGAAAATACAGCATGGTTCTGCTCCTGAACGAATTTTTCGCGGACTTTGGAACACCATAGCCGAATCCGCACGAGATTCAAGGGTGCTGGCGAAATGAGATGGGAAGAGCACGGATGCGGGATGCCATGAAAAGGAGATTTGGCGCATCTTTTGCTTGATACTGGCGCGGATGTCATTTTTTCCGCGGCACGAGCCCGGACAATGGGGCGCGGCAGCTGAAGCCGTGTCCGAAACCTTCGGAAGATCACATGACGGAATATACCCACAGTCCCAAGATCATTTGCCTTACCGGCCCACGCGCCGCAGGGAAAACCACCGTTGCCAAGCAACTGGCGGACGAGTTGGGATACCTTCACATCTGGCTGGACGGCATCAACGGGCAGGTCTGCGAGCAACTCGGCATCGAACTGGCGCAGGTGAATCTGCACACCGCCGAAAACCAGAAGGCATACGCCGATATCTTCCGCGACATCCTCAAGGGCAACCGCTATCAGAACATCGTGTTTGAAGGCGAGCGCATCCGTTTTCCGTACATTCTGCACACGTTTTTGAACAACGCCATGAACTATTACGGGGAGTACGCCGTCATCAAGGGCTTCTCCCTGTCACCCGACCGCGAGACCCATTACAAGTACTACAAGCTGCGCGAAATCCAGCGCATGAAAAAATACATCAAGGACAACGCGCATCGGTCCCCGGAAGAACGCAAGGGCGACAACCTCGCTCGCGAGTTCGACCTGAACACCATGCCCGATCCGGAAGGCTTCGAGGTGGTGGAGAGCCCGGAGGCCATCATGGAATGGGCCCGTGCCAATGCCGAAACGCACCATCCGTCGCTGCCACGCGAATACGCCGAGGTGATCAAGAAGGTGGCGGACTCCGAGACCTATACGCCGTTCTACCAGACCATCGAGGTGGACGGAAAACGCATCATCAGCGGCATGACCCGTTCGGACAGGTCATGGAAGAACGTGTCCATGCTCGGCGTGGATTTCTCCGGAAAGCGCGTGGTGGACCTCGGGTCCATGCACGGCTATTTTTCGTTCAAGGTCGAGGAATGCGGCGCGGCGGAAATCATCGGACTGGAGCTCAACCCCAGTTCCGTGAGCGTGGCAGAGTATCTCGCCGGTGTTCGCGATTCCGTTGCGGAGTTTCGCATCTGCGATGTGAACAAGGATCCGCTGCCGGAGTGCGACATCATGATGGCCATGAACATGCTGCACTGGGTCAAGGATCTGGAAGGCTTCGTCACCGCCATGGGCGAGGTCTCGAAGGAGCTGGTCATGGAGATCGGGGAAACGCAGATCAAGCGCATCGTGAGCGTGCTCAAGCCGCTGGGCTTCTCCATGCGCAAGACAGTCAAATCCCACCGCCCGGACAAGTTCATAGGGCAGCGGTATCTCTTCCATTTCGTGAAAAAGTAGCCCGGCCGGTCCGCAATGGACCGCAACCGACTACAATGGTCTGCGGCAGGCCAGCGGCATGCGCCAGCCCGTGCCGAAGGAGCGCGGGGTGAGCTTGATGCCCGGCGCGGCCTGCCAGCGCTTGAACTCCGCGCCCGCCACCAGCCGCAGCACCTGCGCCACCGTTTCGGCGGCAAATCCGCGTTCCACGATCTCCGGTCCTGTGAGATGCTTCTCCACATGCAGTTCCAGAATGGCGTCCAGCACCTCGTAGGGCGGCAGGGAGTCCTCGTCCTTCTGGTCGGGGCGCAGCTCCGCGCTGGGCGGCTTGGAGATGATCTCCTCCGGGATGGCGTCGCGCACGTTGCGGTTGTGCCAGCGACACAGGGCGAAGACGAGCGTCTTGTTCACGTCCGAGAT is a genomic window of Desulfovibrio oxyclinae DSM 11498 containing:
- the fliQ gene encoding flagellar biosynthesis protein FliQ, which translates into the protein MTPEFVIGFAREAIELTLTIALPMLGVGMAVGIIISIFQAATQIQEMTLTIVPKIIAIFLVLLISFPWIMDRMVTYTTNVFLNLPTYIR
- a CDS encoding DUF4079 family protein, with the protein product MLYFHPVFQAVATLLALYALTLGFRRFQFNHLKKRVAFNWKRHVFVGRLALGMWMLGMVGGLMMARIYWSTTLLTGLHWQVAFWMLPLILFGFATGEVMNRLKEPRKILPLLHGLNNLILICLALFQFYTGWHVLKDFVL
- a CDS encoding methyltransferase domain-containing protein, with the protein product MTEYTHSPKIICLTGPRAAGKTTVAKQLADELGYLHIWLDGINGQVCEQLGIELAQVNLHTAENQKAYADIFRDILKGNRYQNIVFEGERIRFPYILHTFLNNAMNYYGEYAVIKGFSLSPDRETHYKYYKLREIQRMKKYIKDNAHRSPEERKGDNLAREFDLNTMPDPEGFEVVESPEAIMEWARANAETHHPSLPREYAEVIKKVADSETYTPFYQTIEVDGKRIISGMTRSDRSWKNVSMLGVDFSGKRVVDLGSMHGYFSFKVEECGAAEIIGLELNPSSVSVAEYLAGVRDSVAEFRICDVNKDPLPECDIMMAMNMLHWVKDLEGFVTAMGEVSKELVMEIGETQIKRIVSVLKPLGFSMRKTVKSHRPDKFIGQRYLFHFVKK